The Deinococcus betulae DNA window CGCAGGTAGCAGTGGGACACTGCCTTGAACTCGGCCATCTTGCGCCCCGTTACGGCGACCTCGTCCTGAGGCACGGCCCACACGCCCATCGCGTTAAAGGTGAAGCCCGCCTTCTGGTGACGGAACACCGCCGACACGCGCCGCAGCGCCCCGGCCGCTTTCATCTTCTGAGCGTGGGCGGCCACCTCGTCAATGCTCAGGCCCAGGGCGGCGCAGGCGTCGGCGTAGGGTTCCTCGGTGACCGGCAGGTCCTTCTGGAATTCCAGCACGAACGCCCGGTCCAGCTCGGTCACGGCGTAGCCGATGTTCCGCTGCTCAGAGGTGTACTGGGGCGCCGACTTGGCGTTCCAGTCTTCTTTGCCTGTCATGTCGAACTCCACCCCAATCTTGAACAGGTGCAGGGTGGGCATCAGGCGGGTCAGGCGCGCGCCGCTGAGGTCGTGCAGCTTCTGCACGTGCGCCTTCAGGTCGCTTTCGGGCGGCACGGCGATCGTATACCACAGGTTGAAGTCGTGGTTGCGCTTGTAGTTGTGGCTGACCCCAGGGTGGGTGTTCACGATTTCGGCGCCGGCATCCAGGGTGTCTTCGTCGTACACCGCCGCCACCAGGCTGCTCTGGTAGCCCAGGGTGCGGGTGTCGAAGATGGCGCTGACCTGCCGCAACACCCCTTCGGCCTTCACCTCGCGCAGGATGGCCAGCGCCTCGGCCTCGCTCAGGCCCACCTCGGCCGCCACTTGCGCGTAGGGACGCTGCACGATAGGAATATCGCGCTGAATGCGGTTCAGGAGCTGCTCGCGTGGGGTGACAGGCGCCTTGGGCGCGGCGGAGGCGGTCATGTCTGCACCATACCGGCTCCCAGAGCGGCAATGTGTCCCCGAACGACCGGTCAGTGAGAGGGGATCCGGTCAAATCCGGAACAGGTCTTGGATTTGACCTGACTGGAAGTGGAAGGACAGAGGCCAGAGTCCTGGAATATGGAGGAGCGTCCGGTGCTCGCCCGAATGTCCCGAAAAGAGCCGACAGTCCCTATGGGGTGCAGCCGGGGGCAACGGGGGCGCACAATGGCGGGCATGGTGACCGCCATCGTGATGGTGCAGGCAGAACGCAACCGCATTCAGGAAACCGCCGAGGCACTGGCCGGGGTGCCAGGGGTGCGCGAGGTGTACTCGGTGACCGGCGAGTGGGACATCGTGGCCATTCTCAAGTTGGCTCGCTACGAAGACCTGGACGGCGTGGTGACAGGTGGCCTGCGGCAGGTGACCGGCATCACCCGCACCCAGACCATGCTGGCCTTCCGCACCTACAACGAGGCGCTGCTGGATCAGGGCTTTGGGGTTGGTCTGGACGAATCTCAACAGCGCTAAAGAGCTTTTTAGGAAACCTTCATCTGTCTAGGACCGGGGTGTTTTGTGAGCTGCCCTACCCGTGACGCCGGAGGGGACAGGTACGGTGACCGCATGACCCGTTTTGTCTCACACGCCGCCCTGCTCCTGGGCTGCTCGCTGCTGGCCACCGCCGCTGCCAAACCGATTGTGGTGGGCAGCAAACTGGACCCCGAGGCGCAGATTCTAGGCCAGATGATTGTCCTGACCCTTAAAAACGCGGGGCTGGACGTGACCGACAAGACCAACCTGGGTGACACCGGCGTGAACCGCAAGGCCATTCTGGCCGGCGAAATTGACGTGTACCCCGAGTACACCGGCAACGCCGTGTACCTGTTTCCGCAGGCCAAGATTACAGCCAAGCAGGCGGGCAATCCCGGCACCATCTACGGCTTGGCGCGGCAACTGGACAGCAAGAACGGCGTGACCTGGCTGCGTCCGGCGCAGGTCAACAACACCTGGGTCATCGCGGTGCCGCAGGCCCTGGCCCAGAGTGCCAAGCTGAGCAGCGTGGCCGACCTGGCCAAGTACCTGGGCGGCGGCGGCAAATTCAAGATTGCAGGCAGCCCTGAATTTTTCAACCGCCCCGACACCATGCCGGCCTTCGAGTCGGCCTACGGCTTCAAACTGAAGGCCGACCAGAAGCTGGTGCTGGCGGGCGCCACTCCACCCCAGACCCAGCAGGCGGCGGCCGGTGGGGTCAACGGCGTCAACGCCGCCATGGCGTACGGCACCGACGGCACCCTCAGCGCCCTGAAGATGGTGGCCCTCAAAGACCCCAGGGGCGCTCAGGCCGTTTACCAGCCTGCGCCTATCATCCGCACCGCCACCCTCAAGGCCGCTCCGCAGATCGAGGCGCTCCTCAACAAGACCTTCGCCACCCTCACCCAGGCCACCCTGCAAGGCCTGAATGCCAAGGTGGCCTTGGAAGGCCGCACGGCGCAGGACGTGGCGCGCGAGTACCTGCGGGGCAAGGGCCTCATCAAGTGACCAGGGCGTGACCCCGGCGACCAGCCTGGAGAGCACCGGCTTGGGCGGCGCGGCGCGGCGGGACGTGCAGGCGGTGCTGTGGTGCTCGGTGCTGCCGATGCTGGCCGGGGCGCTGCTGCCCTGGGTGCTGCTGCGGCCCAACCGCCTGGCCCCTGGCGACTACCTGCGGTTGCCGCTGCCCTGGCTGGGTCTGGCCGTTCTAGCGGCACTACTGCCCGCTGTGGCAGGTCGCTGGAGGCGCCGCTGGGTCTGGCTGCCTGCGGCGGCGGCCCTGAGTCTGGGGCTGTGGCTGCTGGGCACCCAGACGGGCGCGGCGCTGGTGGACCAGCCTCCTTTTGCGCGGGCCAGTGCCGCTAGCGGGGTCTGGCTGTATCTGCTGGGGGCCGGCGTAGCGGTGTACGGCGCCACCCTGGCCGCCCCCGAGCAGCGTTGGTCGGGCTGGGTCTGGGTAATCCCCGCCGCCGCACTGCTGGCCAGCGGCACACTGGGGAGTTGGTCGGTGCTGGCCGAGGCCCGCAGCGAGGGCGCGCGCTGGGGGCAGGAACTCGCGCAGCACCTGCGGCTGGTGGGCACGGCGCTGGGGCTGGCGGTGGGCTTGGGGGCGCCACTGGCCGTCTGGGCGGCCA harbors:
- a CDS encoding Lrp/AsnC family transcriptional regulator — translated: MVTAIVMVQAERNRIQETAEALAGVPGVREVYSVTGEWDIVAILKLARYEDLDGVVTGGLRQVTGITRTQTMLAFRTYNEALLDQGFGVGLDESQQR
- a CDS encoding glycine betaine ABC transporter substrate-binding protein → MTRFVSHAALLLGCSLLATAAAKPIVVGSKLDPEAQILGQMIVLTLKNAGLDVTDKTNLGDTGVNRKAILAGEIDVYPEYTGNAVYLFPQAKITAKQAGNPGTIYGLARQLDSKNGVTWLRPAQVNNTWVIAVPQALAQSAKLSSVADLAKYLGGGGKFKIAGSPEFFNRPDTMPAFESAYGFKLKADQKLVLAGATPPQTQQAAAGGVNGVNAAMAYGTDGTLSALKMVALKDPRGAQAVYQPAPIIRTATLKAAPQIEALLNKTFATLTQATLQGLNAKVALEGRTAQDVAREYLRGKGLIK
- the ahbA gene encoding siroheme decarboxylase subunit alpha — translated: MTASAAPKAPVTPREQLLNRIQRDIPIVQRPYAQVAAEVGLSEAEALAILREVKAEGVLRQVSAIFDTRTLGYQSSLVAAVYDEDTLDAGAEIVNTHPGVSHNYKRNHDFNLWYTIAVPPESDLKAHVQKLHDLSGARLTRLMPTLHLFKIGVEFDMTGKEDWNAKSAPQYTSEQRNIGYAVTELDRAFVLEFQKDLPVTEEPYADACAALGLSIDEVAAHAQKMKAAGALRRVSAVFRHQKAGFTFNAMGVWAVPQDEVAVTGRKMAEFKAVSHCYLRPTYPEWPYTIFTMVHGRSKDEAFGKIKAIEEEVAPGIDHAILYSTKEYKKIRLEFYKPEFAEWARQYLGTEA
- a CDS encoding ABC transporter permease, translated to MTPATSLESTGLGGAARRDVQAVLWCSVLPMLAGALLPWVLLRPNRLAPGDYLRLPLPWLGLAVLAALLPAVAGRWRRRWVWLPAAAALSLGLWLLGTQTGAALVDQPPFARASAASGVWLYLLGAGVAVYGATLAAPEQRWSGWVWVIPAAALLASGTLGSWSVLAEARSEGARWGQELAQHLRLVGTALGLAVGLGAPLAVWAASRPGVAAAVLGAANAIQTLPSLALLGLLIAPLSALATAFPALRAAGVSGIGVAPALTAMTLYALLPVLRNGVVALQGVSPSVLDAARGMGMSNVQRFWRVQLPLALPVWLGGVRQAAVLLVGVAAVAALIGAGGLGTYIFKGLQSAAADLILLGAVPAALLAIGLDAALRWLEGGLGRRLGRV